The DNA window AGGTTGGAGCCGTCGATGCGGAGAAGGACGACACGAAGGAGACCGTTTGGATCTCGTCGATTGCTCTACTGAAGATGCTGAAGCACGGGCGTGCCGGTGTGCCGATGGAAGTCATGGGACTGATGCTGGGTGAGTTCATAGATGAGTACACGATCCAGGTAGTGGATGTGTTTGCCATGCCGCAGTCCGGGACCGGTGTCTCTGTCGAGGCTGTGGACGATGTGTTCCAAGCGAAGATGATGGATATGTTGAAGCAGACAGGCAGGGACCAGATGGTTGTTGGGTGGTACCATTCGCATCCTGGGTTCGGTTGCTGGCTGTCTTCCGTGGATGTGAACACTCAGAAGTCCTTTGAGCAGCTGAACAGCAGGGCCGTCGCTGTTGTGGTGGACCCAATTCAGTCCGTGAAGGGTAAAGTTGTCATCGACGCCTTCAGACTGATCGACACTACAGCTTTGATCAACAACCAGGAACCCAGACAGACCACGTCGAACGCCGGTCTGATGAACAAGGCGAACATCCAAGCTCTGATTCATGGGCTCAATAGGCACTATTACTCCCTAAATATAGACTACATGCAGACGCCGGCGGAGGTTAAAATGCTGATGAACGTGCACAAGGAGCAATGGCAGTCCGGGTTGAAGATGTACGACTACGAGgcgaaggaggagaagaaccTTGCCGCGACGAGGAGAATGGTGGAGATAGCAGAGCAGTACTCGAAGAGAatagaggaggagaaagagcTGACGGAGGATCAACTCAAGACCCGGTACGTCGGGAGACAGGATCCCAAGAAGCACTTGGCGGAGACCGCGGAGACCGCGCTGGATGATAACATTGTCTCGATATTGACCTCCAGTGTCAACGCAGTCGCAATTAAATGAATAGCGGCCAGCGACGACCATATATTATGTAAGTGTTATGTACACGGTGCCGTCACGGGCTCACACTCAAACCCTACGCCATACTTGCAAGTATgtctccttcaagaacaggaGTTCTTGTTCTCTGGCCGTCACAAGGGGGCCGTCAATCTCGTACCATTGATCGTTATTCGTGTTGAGCAGTTGTAGTTTCCAGTGGTTTGTATCGTCCGTTGCAATGTCCGAGGACCTGACGACGTCGTTGATCAGGTTCCCCTGAAGTCTGTATCGGTGGTTCCCCGGGAACTCTACCGTGAGCGGGAAATCCACCATTGTTTGGTTCCTGTCCCGTACGGGGAAGGGCAATCTTGCACCAGAGTGTCTGTTGTAGTAAACGATGAGGTGTTCCGGAAGGGAACGGAACATGTAAGGCGCTGTGTCGCTGTCGAATTTGTTCTGCAACAACGTGGATAGCTGGATCTGCGGTAGATCGTTGACTTCTCTCCCGTCTTTGAAGATCGTGGCCGATGATGTGGGTAAGTCCAGCGTAACGTTCCAAAAGGGGACCACTCTGCTAGTCTGCTTGACCTCAATTTCTCCGCGACACGCGCTGGCCAAAGTATCCTGCAACGGGGACTTGATCAATTGGTTGATCAGCCAGTTGAATGCCAGTTTCGGGTCCGTGACGTCCAACCAATCTCTCGAATGTACCTGCAGGTAACTGACCCATTCCTCCGGAGAGACGTGTCCCCTGAGCAGAGTGGTGGACCAAAGTCTCTGCACGAATTGTGTAACTTGCCCCACCAGTGTACCCTCTTGCTGCTTACACAGCAAGAGATTGTCTCTCACGGGTGTGATATGTGCGAGCAAGATCACAATATAGTTCACAAGTTGTGGCTTCCCAGTGATACCGACGAACCCGTTCGTGTACTGCTTCCCTGCAACGAGATCCGTGCAGTTCTGAGGAAACGCCTGCAATCTATCACTCTCAAACTGCGGCTGCAACGCCAATTGCAACCGTTGCAGCAGCGTGTCCCGCGCGGTATCGACCTCTCTGTTCAAGGGGAGCTCATACACTTTCGCGTCCCGTAGGTTCATGAACATGCTGTGCCGTGAATTGTTAACCGCATGGAGAAAGCAGGGCGACCGTGCGCCCCTCCCCTGCAAAAACTTCCCGCATTGCAGGCAGCAGTACACCTCCAGCGGTGTGCACTTCACGGAACACCTCTTCACTTGATCGAAATCTAACTTCCTGAGA is part of the Huiozyma naganishii CBS 8797 chromosome 4, complete genome genome and encodes:
- the SAD1 gene encoding mRNA splicing protein SAD1 (similar to Saccharomyces cerevisiae SAD1 (YFR005C); ancestral locus Anc_8.97); the encoded protein is MPAVKRAASTNSVDVPVKRLDAGTIRKYIDLRKLDFDQVKRCSVKCTPLEVYCCLQCGKFLQGRGARSPCFLHAVNNSRHSMFMNLRDAKVYELPLNREVDTARDTLLQRLQLALQPQFESDRLQAFPQNCTDLVAGKQYTNGFVGITGKPQLVNYIVILLAHITPVRDNLLLCKQQEGTLVGQVTQFVQRLWSTTLLRGHVSPEEWVSYLQVHSRDWLDVTDPKLAFNWLINQLIKSPLQDTLASACRGEIEVKQTSRVVPFWNVTLDLPTSSATIFKDGREVNDLPQIQLSTLLQNKFDSDTAPYMFRSLPEHLIVYYNRHSGARLPFPVRDRNQTMVDFPLTVEFPGNHRYRLQGNLINDVVRSSDIATDDTNHWKLQLLNTNNDQWYEIDGPLVTAREQELLFLKETYLQVWRRV
- the RPN11 gene encoding proteasome regulatory particle lid subunit RPN11 (similar to Saccharomyces cerevisiae RPN11 (YFR004W); ancestral locus Anc_8.96), giving the protein MERLQRLMMNGKVGAVDAEKDDTKETVWISSIALLKMLKHGRAGVPMEVMGLMLGEFIDEYTIQVVDVFAMPQSGTGVSVEAVDDVFQAKMMDMLKQTGRDQMVVGWYHSHPGFGCWLSSVDVNTQKSFEQLNSRAVAVVVDPIQSVKGKVVIDAFRLIDTTALINNQEPRQTTSNAGLMNKANIQALIHGLNRHYYSLNIDYMQTPAEVKMLMNVHKEQWQSGLKMYDYEAKEEKNLAATRRMVEIAEQYSKRIEEEKELTEDQLKTRYVGRQDPKKHLAETAETALDDNIVSILTSSVNAVAIK